GGTGATGCTGCTGTCATTTGCCTTGATGGTGCCGTTCATTATCCAGGCGGAGTCGAAAGGCCGGATGAAGCCGATTTTCGTCGGTGCGGTGCTGACGGTGAGCTTGATGCAATTGGCGTTGTTGTATGGCGCGGAAGGTTTCTGGTCGATGTTCGTGATTCTGCTGGTGTTTTTCACGGCGTTTAACTTACTGGAAGCGAGTCTTCCGTCTTTGGTGGTGAAATTGTCGCCGGCGGATAAGAAAGGCACGGCCAGTGGTGTCTATTCCAGCAGCCAGTTTTTAGGCGCGGCCTGCGGCGGTGCCTTGGGTGGCTGGTTCTACCAATTGTATGGTATGGATGGCCTGTTTTTGTTTACCGCCGGAATGGGATTGGTTTGGTTTGCCGTCGCCGCGACGATGGTGAAGCCGTTGCCGTTGAGCATCGCGTCGGTTCCGTTTACCGGTGTGTTGAGTGAGGCGGATCGCGACGCTTATACCGCCAAGCTGTTGTCTTACGATGGTGTGCATGAGGTGGTGTTCATGCCGGACGACCAGCGGGTCTACTTTAAGGTGGACCGCACTCGAATTGATGAAGCGGGCCTGATTGACTACCTTGAAAAAGGCCTTGCGTAAGTTATATCTTTTTTACGTCAAACAGGGTATGATTTCCCGATTAAAGGATGAAAGAATTTTTTGGAGTAAAGTATGGCGCGTGGAGTAAATAAAGTCATTTTGGTTGGTACCCTGGGGCGTGACCCTGAGGTGAAATACGCTGCAAACGGTAATGCGATTGCCAACCTGAATGTCGCCACTTCCGAGCAATGGACGGATAAGGCGTCCGGTCAAAAACAGGAAAAAACCGAATGGCACCGTGTGGTGATTTTCGGTAAATTGGCGGAAATTGCCGGGCAATATCTGACCAAAGGCTCACAAGTGTATTTGGAAGGCAAATTGCAAACGCGTAAATGGCAGGACCAAAATACCGGGCAAGATCGTTACTCCACGGAAGTTGTCATCGACTTTAACGGGCAAATGCAGATGTTGGGCGGCGGGAGCCGTCAGTCGGATGCCCCTTACGATAACGGCTTCGGTGCACAAGGCGCGCCACAGATGACACAACCGAATGCCATGGGCGGTAACCCAATGGGTGGTGCACCGCAACAGCAAGCCGCACAGCCGAACTACGGGCAACAGACGCCTCAACAGGGTTTTGGTGGTGGTCAGCAGCCAAATAACCCGGCTCCGGCGCAACAGGTTCCGGCTTATACTGCCAATGACTTCGACGATGATGATGTGCCATTTTGACCTTTACAATAAAGTAAAGTGTAGACAAAAAAAGATGGAGTATGTCGTAAAGCCCCTAAAAAGGGGTTTTTTTATATCTGAAGGTTTTTAAGTTGTCGAAAAATGTTGATAAAAAGCATTGCAGAGTTATTTGTAATTTGATACAACTGAGAAAGTTTATGAAAAGTTAGGCTGTTGCGATGAAAGTCGAAAACGTTATCTTTGAATCAGGGGAACGGTTTCCAATGCTCATTGATGAGGATGGCGTGCCTGATTTCTGGACAACGCTTTACACAAGCCAGCGGCTTCGTCTTTCTCATACTCAGAGCTCTATCATTGCTTTTCTCCGAAGCATGATCCATTTCCAGAAATGGCAGCAAATCCAGCAGCGAGATGTGATTGCTGAATTCAGGCAGCAGCGACTTGTGAGTTTGAATGACATCGAAAGCCTGAAAGAATTTTGCAGTCTGTCTGATGAATATGTCAGCAAAGCGCTTCACGCTAAGCCAAAGCGTAAAGTGGTGAAGATGAACGATTTCAGGCTCCCTTCTTCGCCACTAAGCATAGTAGGCAATGATCTTCAGAAACGACGCTTACATGACATTGCTGTGTTTTTGAATTTTGTGGGGCGAGAAATTTTAAAGCGTAAGAACAACGCTGCCACCTTGCTTGAGTTTAATGAAAGCATGCTCAAGTCCTTCAAATCCTTCTACCCCAGAAGCCGCAACAAGTCATACAGAGCAAGACTTGAGCAGGCAAGCAAAGAATCCTTCGAAGCGTTTATCAAGGTTTTTGATCCTGAGTCAAAGGACAATCCTTTTAAAGGGTATGACAATAAGCTGAGAAACTACCTGCTCGTACAGTTGCTCTACTGGACAGGAGCCCGTTCAGGCGAAATCATTTCTTTGACAGTCGATGACGTCGATTATGACATTGAGCACCCATCAGTCACCATCAACAGGCGTCATGATGATCCGTATGATTCCAGAAAGCTTCAGCCTGTCACCAAAACAAAAAGCCGAAAAGTTCAGATTCCACCTGCGCTGGTGGATGACCTTGATTACTACATCAACAAGGTCAGAAGCCGCTATCGCCAATCAAAAAAACACCCCTACATCTTTGTCAGCCATAAGGGTAAAACCAGTGGCCAGCCGATTTCAGATGTGACCTTCAATAACCGAGTGATCGGCACCGTCAAATCAATCAATCCAGAGCTGTTTAAGCTGGTCAGGCGTCATGGTTTTCGTCATTACTTTAATGAAAGATTGTCTGACCAGATTGATGCTCACAATAAACGCATCGATGGTGAGATTGCCGAGGCAGAGGCGCAAGGGCTGACCGAGCAGGTCAAACAGCTCAAGTCGAGGAAAATTTCGCATCAGCAGGAAGTGGATATGCGAGCGGACCTGATGGGACATGTCAGTAAAGACTCTGCTCGCCCTTATCTTGAAAGGCATGTGAAGAGAAAAGCCAACCAGGTTCATAAAGAAATGATGGAACAAATGAGTCGTACCGTTAGAGAGCAAGGAGAGCGCCCGTGAAGCCATTAGCCAGTCAACCAGGCCAGCCAGGAAAGGTCGATATTCGAATATCCAAGATGGGGTATGAGTTTGATGTATACAACGATTTTTGGGAATTAGATAACTCAAAAAAAATTAATTGGCGATTGGTGAAAAAGCTGAACTTGGATAAAGATCTTGAAGAAGGCTTTAGAAGGGAGTTAGCCGTTTTTGCCTCTGAGCATTCAGCTTATTACACAGTCAACACTTTCGATTGG
The nucleotide sequence above comes from Hydrogenovibrio thermophilus. Encoded proteins:
- the ssb gene encoding single-stranded DNA-binding protein codes for the protein MARGVNKVILVGTLGRDPEVKYAANGNAIANLNVATSEQWTDKASGQKQEKTEWHRVVIFGKLAEIAGQYLTKGSQVYLEGKLQTRKWQDQNTGQDRYSTEVVIDFNGQMQMLGGGSRQSDAPYDNGFGAQGAPQMTQPNAMGGNPMGGAPQQQAAQPNYGQQTPQQGFGGGQQPNNPAPAQQVPAYTANDFDDDDVPF
- a CDS encoding site-specific integrase, with amino-acid sequence MKVENVIFESGERFPMLIDEDGVPDFWTTLYTSQRLRLSHTQSSIIAFLRSMIHFQKWQQIQQRDVIAEFRQQRLVSLNDIESLKEFCSLSDEYVSKALHAKPKRKVVKMNDFRLPSSPLSIVGNDLQKRRLHDIAVFLNFVGREILKRKNNAATLLEFNESMLKSFKSFYPRSRNKSYRARLEQASKESFEAFIKVFDPESKDNPFKGYDNKLRNYLLVQLLYWTGARSGEIISLTVDDVDYDIEHPSVTINRRHDDPYDSRKLQPVTKTKSRKVQIPPALVDDLDYYINKVRSRYRQSKKHPYIFVSHKGKTSGQPISDVTFNNRVIGTVKSINPELFKLVRRHGFRHYFNERLSDQIDAHNKRIDGEIAEAEAQGLTEQVKQLKSRKISHQQEVDMRADLMGHVSKDSARPYLERHVKRKANQVHKEMMEQMSRTVREQGERP